In Pseudomonas glycinae, the DNA window TTACAGGAAGGCTCTTGAAGGTCATCAGCAACCGAAAAAGGTTCTGGTGAAAGTCGATCGAGTCACCAAGAAGTTCGACGAAACCACGGCGGTGGACGATGTGTCCCTGGAGATCCATCAGGGCGAAATCTTCGCCCTGCTCGGCGGCTCCGGCTCGGGCAAATCAACCCTGCTGCGCATGCTCGCCGGTTTCGAACGGCCGACTGAAGGACGCATTCTGCTCGACGGTGTCGACATCACCGACATGCCGCCGTACGAGCGGCCGATCAACATGATGTTCCAGTCCTACGCCCTGTTCCCGCACATGACCGTGGCGCAGAACATCGCCTTCGGCCTCAAGCAGGACCGTTTGCCGGCCAGCGAAATCGACGCTCGCGTCGAAGAAATGCTGCGTCTGGTGCACATGACCCAATACGCCAAGCGCCGCCCGCATCAACTGTCCGGCGGTCAGCGTCAGCGCGTGGCCCTCGCCCGCTCCCTGGCCAAGCGGCCGAAACTGTTGCTGCTCGACGAACCGATGGGCGCGCTGGATAAAAAGCTGCGTTCGCAAATGCAGCTGGAACTGGTGGAAATCATCGAGCGCGTCGGCGTGACCTGCGTGATGGTGACCCACGACCAGGAAGAGGCCATGACCATGGCCGAACGCATCGCGATCATGCACCTGGGCTGGATCGCCCAGATCGGCAGCCCGGTCGACATTTATGAAGCACCGGTCAGCCGCATGGTCTGCGAATTCATCGGCAACGTGAACGCCTTCGACGGCACCGTGGTCGAGGATCTTGAAGGTCACGCGATCATTCACAGCCCGGACTTGCAGCAAAAGATCTACGTCGGTCATGGCGTCAGCACTTCGGTGCAGGACAAGTCGATCACCTACGCGATCCGCCCGGAAAAAATGCTGGTCAGCACGATCAAGCCCGAGACCCGCTACAACTGGTCCGAAGGCAAGGTGCATGACATCGCCTACCTCGGCGGCCACTCGGTGTTCTACGTCGAGTTGCCGAGCGGCAAGATCGTCCAGTCGTTCATGGCCAACGCCGAACGCCGTGGCGCGCGGCCGACCTGGGACGACAAGGTCTACGTCTGGTGGGAAGACGACAGCGGCGTGGTACTGCGCTCATGAGAACCTTCAATCAGCAATTCCTGCGCCTGGTGCCCAGCGGGCGAAAGTTCGTCATCGGCATCCCGTTCATCTGGCTGTTCCTGTTCTTCATGCTGCCGTTTTTTCTGGTGATGAAGATCAGCTTCTCGGAAGCCGCGCTGTCGATCCCGCCGTACTCGGAGATCTACACCTACGCCGAACAGAAATTCCAGCTATTCCTGAACATCGGCAACTACACCCTGCTCGGCGAAGACGAGCTGTACCTGTCGGCCTACCTCGGGTCGTTGAAGGTGGCGCTGCTCAGTACGCTGATGTGCCTGGTGATCGGTTTCCCGATGGCCTACGCGATCACCAAGACCGGCAAGGA includes these proteins:
- the potA gene encoding polyamine ABC transporter ATP-binding protein: MANASSTYRKALEGHQQPKKVLVKVDRVTKKFDETTAVDDVSLEIHQGEIFALLGGSGSGKSTLLRMLAGFERPTEGRILLDGVDITDMPPYERPINMMFQSYALFPHMTVAQNIAFGLKQDRLPASEIDARVEEMLRLVHMTQYAKRRPHQLSGGQRQRVALARSLAKRPKLLLLDEPMGALDKKLRSQMQLELVEIIERVGVTCVMVTHDQEEAMTMAERIAIMHLGWIAQIGSPVDIYEAPVSRMVCEFIGNVNAFDGTVVEDLEGHAIIHSPDLQQKIYVGHGVSTSVQDKSITYAIRPEKMLVSTIKPETRYNWSEGKVHDIAYLGGHSVFYVELPSGKIVQSFMANAERRGARPTWDDKVYVWWEDDSGVVLRS